CCGTGGCGCCTCGCGCTACATCGCCCACAGCTTCCGCGACTGCTTCGAGATGGAAGTGGCCGCGATGAAGAAGGTGCGCAACGAGCTCGGCCTGACCAACGTGCAGATCATGATTCCCTTTGTGCGCAACGTCGAAGAGGCGAAGGGCGTGGTCGACCTGCTCGCCGAGCATGGCCTCAAGCGCGGCGTGAATGATCTCAAGCTGATCATGATGTGCGAGATCCCCTCCAACGCCATCCTGGCCGAGCAGTTCCTCGAGCACTTCGATGGCTACTCGATCGGCTCGAACGACCTCACCCAGCTCACCCTGGGCCTGGACCGCGACTCGGGCCTGGTGGCGCACGCCTTCGACGAGCGCGACCCGGCCGTCAAGCAGCTGCTCTCCATGTCGATCAAGGCCGCGAACAAGCTCGGCAAGTATGTCGGTATCTGCGGCCAGGGGCCGTCGGACCACCCGGATCTGGCCGAGTGGCTGATGGACGAGGGCATCCAGACCATCTCGCTCAACCCCGACACGGTTGTCGACACCTGGATCAAGCTCGCCGAGCACCGCGCCGGATAAGTCCGTACGGGCACGGGTCGAGGCGGGGCGGCGGTCGAGATGACCGTCGCCCCGTTTTTTTTGGCGTCGCAGCATGCAGAACGGATGCCGCGTGCCAGTTCAGCGGCTAATATTGCGCGGTCGAAGCATTTCCCAATTCGGGGAGTACGCCATGTCGAGCCCTCCATCCGCCCAGCCGCAGAGCGTGTGCGCGGCTGCCGATGCCCGCCCGTGCGCCGCCGGCGAGGATGGTCCGCTGCCGGACGCGGCCGAGCGCACGGTGAGGCGCCAGGCGCAGATGCTGTCCGTGCTGACCACGCTGCAGCGGGGTTTCCTCGTCGGCCAGACCTCGAGCGATACCTTCGCCCACATGCTCGATCAGCTCGTTCGCCTCACCGACAGCGAATACGGCTTCATCGGCGAAGTGCTCTACGACGAAGCCGGCGAGCCTTTCCTGCGCATGCACGGGCTCAGCGACATCTCGTGGAGCGCGGAATCGCGCAAGGTGTTCGAGCGCATGCGTTCGGGCGGCTTCGAGTTCCACAACCTGGATTCGCTTTTCGGCGCCGTCGTGCGGACTGCCGCGCCGGTGATCGCCAACCATCCGGCGACCGATCCGCGTCGGGGGGGCGTGCCGTCGGGGCATCCCGCCCTCGGGTCGTTTCTCGGCCTTCCGCTGCTGCATGGCGGGCAGCTGATCGGAATGATCGGGCTGGCGAATGCGCCGGGTGGTTACCGGGAGGGGGTGGTCGCCGAACTCGAGCCGATGACGGCGACCTGCGCCACCATGATCATCGCGCTGCGCATCGAGCAGGAGCGCAATGCGGCGCAGCTTGCCCTGCAGGAGAGCGAGCGCCATTACCGCACGCTGGCGAACAGCGAGTCGGCTCTGATCTGGACGGCGGGCGAGGACGGTCTGTGCAACTACTTCAACGACCCCTGGCTGCGGTTCACCGGCCGGCGTCTCGAACAGGAGCTCGGCCAGGGCTGGCTGGAAGGGGTGCACCCCGATGACCGCGCCTACTGCCAGGGCATCTTCGAGGATGCCCTCGCGCGGCGCGAGGCGTTTCGCATGGAATACCGCCTGCATCACGTCGACGGCGGCTACCGCTGGATCTCCGACGAGGGCAGTCCGCGCCATGACGGCGCCGGCAACTTCATCGGCTTCATCGGCTTCTGCTCGGATGTCTCCGAGCGCAAGCGCATCGAACTCGCCCTCGACGCCTTGGCCGCGCGCTATGCCTTCCTGTCGGGGGTCGCGTTCTACGAGGCGGTGAGCCGCCATGTCGCGGATGCGCTCGCGCTCGACAAGGTGTTCGTCGGCCAGCTGTCGCGCGACGGCCTGAGCGTCGAGGTGCGCGCGGGCTGGGGCGACGGCCGGCCGATGCAGCCCTTCGTGTATCCGCTCGCCGATTCGCCCTGCGAGGGCACCGTCGGGCGCGGCGCCTGCCTGTATCCGCGCGATGTGTGGCGGCTCTTCCCGCGCGACCGGGCGCTTGCCGAGGGCGGGATCGAGGCCTACGTGGGGACGCCGCTGTTCGATCGCGAGGGACGTCCGCTGGGACTGATGGTGGGGCTGCGGCGCCAACCGATCGACGATGAGTCGGCGGTGCGCACGCTGATCGACATCTTCGACGACAGGGTGGCTGCCGAGCTGCAGCGCGAGCGTGCCGAAGCCGTGCTCAAGCGCCGGATCGCCTTCGAGCGCCTGGTCGGGCGGATCTCGTCCGAGTTCATCCTCACCCGCCCGCAGGAACTGGATGTCCATCTGGGGCGCGCGCTCGAGGAGCTCGGATCCTTCGCCGAGGCGGACCGCGCCTATGTGTTCCAGGTAAGCGCCGACGGCCAGTTCCTCAACAATACCCACGAGTGGTGCGCGGAAGGCATCGAGCCGCAGATCGCACATCTGCAGAACGTGCCCTTCGACGACAGCATGCTGTTTTGCCGCAGCATCAAGCGCTTTGCGGTCGTCGATTACCCGAGCGTCGGCCAGCTCCCGGCAGAGGCCGCAGTCGATCGCGCCGTCCTGCAGGCACAGTCGATCCAGTCCTTGCTCGCGGTGCCGATGGTGGCGAACCATCGCCTGCTCGGCTTCATCGGGCTCGACTCGGTGCGCAACGAGCGCACCTGGCTGGACGAGGAGAAGACGCTCATGGCGCTGGTGGGCAACGCCTTCACCGGCGTGCTCGAACGCAAGCGCGCCGACGAGAGCTTGCGGGCCAGCGAAGCGCGCTACCGCTCGGTGGTCGAGAGCGTCAAGGAGGTGATCTTCCAGCTGGACGCGCAAGGCCGGTGGGTCTTCCTCAACCGTGCCTGGGGCGACATCACCGGCTATGCGGTCGAGCACACGCTGGGCACCGACTACCTCGAATATGTGCATCCGGACGATCGCGAGCGGCAGTCGGAGTGCTTCGAGCAGGTCTTGCGCGGCGAGCGCGACAACTGCTCCGAGGCGGTCCGCTACCTGCGCACCGGCGGCGGCTACCGCTGGCTGGAGGCGAGCGCGCGCCCGGTGGTCGATGCCGACGGGCGGGTGGCGGGGCTGTCGGGTACGCTGAACGACATCACCAACCAGAAGGAGCACGAGTCGCAGCTCGAGTACATCGCGCACTACGACCCGCTGACCGGCCTGCCCAACCGGGTGCTGCTCAACGACCGCCTGCAGCGCGGGATGGCGCAGGCGCGCCGGCGCGGGCAGCAGCTGGCGGTGGCCTACATCGATCTCGACGGCTTCAAGGCGGTCAATGACGGCCATGGACACCAGGCGGGCGACCAGCTCCTTACCACGATCGCGGCGCGCATGCGGGCGACGCTGCGCGAGGGGGACACGATCTCGAGGCTGGGGGGCGACGAATTCGTGGCCGTGCTGATCGATCTGCCCGACCCGGAGTCCTGCCTGCTCCTCACCCAGCGCCTGCTGGCCGCGGTGGCGCAACCGGTGCCTCAGGGCGGGCACGAGCTGAAGGTTTCTGCCAGCATCGGGCTCGCGATGTTCCCGCAACCCGATGAGGTCGATGCCGACCAGCTGCTGCGCCAGGCCGATCTCGCCATGTACCAGGCCAAGCTCGCGGGCAAGAACCGCTATCAGGTGTTCGACACCGCCCACGACCGCAACCTGCGCGGCCGTCAGCAAGACCTCGCGCGCATCCGCCAGGGCTTGCGGGCGAGCGAGTTCCGCCTGCTGTACCAGCCCAAGGTGAACATGCGCACCGGTGCGGTGGTGGGGGCGGAGGCGCTGATCCGGTGGGCGCATCCTCACCAGGGCGTGCTCGAGCCGGCGGCATTCCTCCCGGCCGTGGGCGACCATCCGCTCGCGATCGAACTCGGCGACTGGGTGATCGAGCAGGCGCTCGCGCAGATGGCCGCCTGGAAGCGCGACGGACTCACCCTGCCGGTGAGCGTGAACATCAGCGCGCGCCATCTGCAGACGCCGGACTTCATGATGCGTCTGCAGGCGGCGCTTGCCGG
This region of Thauera sp. JM12B12 genomic DNA includes:
- a CDS encoding EAL domain-containing protein, which produces MSSPPSAQPQSVCAAADARPCAAGEDGPLPDAAERTVRRQAQMLSVLTTLQRGFLVGQTSSDTFAHMLDQLVRLTDSEYGFIGEVLYDEAGEPFLRMHGLSDISWSAESRKVFERMRSGGFEFHNLDSLFGAVVRTAAPVIANHPATDPRRGGVPSGHPALGSFLGLPLLHGGQLIGMIGLANAPGGYREGVVAELEPMTATCATMIIALRIEQERNAAQLALQESERHYRTLANSESALIWTAGEDGLCNYFNDPWLRFTGRRLEQELGQGWLEGVHPDDRAYCQGIFEDALARREAFRMEYRLHHVDGGYRWISDEGSPRHDGAGNFIGFIGFCSDVSERKRIELALDALAARYAFLSGVAFYEAVSRHVADALALDKVFVGQLSRDGLSVEVRAGWGDGRPMQPFVYPLADSPCEGTVGRGACLYPRDVWRLFPRDRALAEGGIEAYVGTPLFDREGRPLGLMVGLRRQPIDDESAVRTLIDIFDDRVAAELQRERAEAVLKRRIAFERLVGRISSEFILTRPQELDVHLGRALEELGSFAEADRAYVFQVSADGQFLNNTHEWCAEGIEPQIAHLQNVPFDDSMLFCRSIKRFAVVDYPSVGQLPAEAAVDRAVLQAQSIQSLLAVPMVANHRLLGFIGLDSVRNERTWLDEEKTLMALVGNAFTGVLERKRADESLRASEARYRSVVESVKEVIFQLDAQGRWVFLNRAWGDITGYAVEHTLGTDYLEYVHPDDRERQSECFEQVLRGERDNCSEAVRYLRTGGGYRWLEASARPVVDADGRVAGLSGTLNDITNQKEHESQLEYIAHYDPLTGLPNRVLLNDRLQRGMAQARRRGQQLAVAYIDLDGFKAVNDGHGHQAGDQLLTTIAARMRATLREGDTISRLGGDEFVAVLIDLPDPESCLLLTQRLLAAVAQPVPQGGHELKVSASIGLAMFPQPDEVDADQLLRQADLAMYQAKLAGKNRYQVFDTAHDRNLRGRQQDLARIRQGLRASEFRLLYQPKVNMRTGAVVGAEALIRWAHPHQGVLEPAAFLPAVGDHPLAIELGDWVIEQALAQMAAWKRDGLTLPVSVNISARHLQTPDFMMRLQAALAGHPELWPGSLELEVLETSALESISQVSRIVEACAAIGVSFALDDFGTGYSSLAYLKRLPAARLKIDQVFVRGMLDDAEDLAILKAILGLAGAFRREVIAEGVESVAHGELLLQLGCDTGQGYGIARPMPAEQIAEWAANWSPPSSWMLTPP